In the genome of Pyrobaculum islandicum DSM 4184, the window AAGAGGCCGCTTCCAAGTGATGACATATATGTGCGAATACGGTGCAAAAATTGGGATATTGGTATATCCAGCCGTGTCGGAGGAAGAGGCCGAGGATGAAGAAGAGGAGACGGCAGTTAGATGGGCAAACAGCGGCAAGCCGATCCGTATGAAAGACGGCCGCGCCATATACCCCCTGAGGATAGATCCGGCTGATGGAGCTACCGCAGATGAGGCCAGGAAAAAACACCTTGGCGATGTGATGAGACTATTGGAGAGGTCATTATAAGATTTATATATCTACGTAGTGCTTTTTATGGATCTGCTTAGAGTTGGGGTGGCTCTGGTGGGGGTGGCGCTTCTCATCATCGCGCTGGTGGCTCTGGCCTTCTATCTGGACGTCCGGGGGAGGATGGCGGCTCCGCAGGTGCCTTTTTCGGCCTTCTGCTATGGGGGGTACGTAGTGGTCTCCGCCTATGTGGATCTGCGTAATGTGACTGTGGCTGATGGGTCGGGGAGGGTGCTCTGCGCCTTCGACTTCTTGAGGGCTGGGTCGGAGAGGGTGTGTAGGGTGGGCAACGGGACTGTTGCCGTGGTGGAGGCGGGGGGCTACAGTAGGGTGGTGGTGTGCCCCGGGCCGCCCCGGCCGGTAAGAGATTAAAACTCCTCTCTTTTTCCCACTATGCTTAAGGTAGAAAGACAGGGCCCTGTGGCTAGGCTTGTCTACAAGTCTGGAGATAGAGAGGCTGTGGCTGTGGGCCCCGTGTCTGACCTCCCTACGCTCCTCGGCCTCTTTGTGGCTCAGATGGCGAGAGAGGGCTTCACTGCTGAAGACATGTGCTCTGCCTTGAGAAAAGTTTTGGAAGAGCTGGGGCAGTTTTCTCCTTCGTAATCACCGAGAAGAATTCTGTATTTTTGACACAGGCGGAAGGCTAAATATTCATGTGTGCATCTACGGCGTCTCACGTGGGGCTCTGTCTCGACAGGGCTTGTCTCTGGAGGAGGGCCCCACGACCCCGCGCCTGAGGTAGCCTAGCTACTGATGAAGGCGTGGGCGAGGAGAAAGTCTCTAGGCGTAGGGACAGACGGCGTGAGTGAAAAAAGGGGGGTTATTTTTCTCCGTATACCCTGGTTCCGCCGGTTTCGGCCTTCTTTTTGCCTGTTTTGGCGAGAGCTGCCAGTAGCGCCGCGCCTACTGCGGCGATTATGACAAGTACGACGGCTTCAGTTGGGAAGGGGGCTGGTGCTGGGGCTACTGTGAGCGTCGGCGTAGGTGTTGGAGACGGCGTGGGAGTAGGCGTTGCCGTTGGTGTGGTTGGCGTTGGTGTTTTACTTGGCGTGGGGCTTGGGGTTGGCGTGGCTGTGGGCGTTGGGGTGGTTGGAGACGGCGTGGCTTGGCCTATCTGTATTGTTGTGGGTTGGCCTCCTGGGGCTTGTATCTGTAGTGTGGTTGGCTTGTCGTATTTGAATCTATATTGGTATACCGGTTGTTCGCTTGGGTAGGAGGCGAGTATTTTCTTGCCGTCTACCGTTAGGAAGGGTATGCCGACGTTGGGGTCTTCTGCCTTTATTGTCACTGTCACTACGTCGCCGGGAGTGGGGAACCTGGGCATTATCTTTTCTATGGCTACGGCGGGGGCTGGGGCGTAGTCTCCGATGGCTAGCCAGACGGGCTTGCCTACTATAGAGATGTAGTACCGTGTGTATTTAGCCAGTGGGTGTTTCTTCGCTTCTACTAGCTGGGCTGTGCCGTTTAGAGTTTTGAGGCCTTGGTACTGGCCTGGGAGGTCTATGGCTATTGTGCCGGGGAGGAGGTCGCTGTCGATGTATATCTGGGCGGCTTTAGTGCCCCAGGTCACCACGGCGTAGTTTTTGTAGGTGAGGGTTTCTGGGTCTATCTGGACGCGGCCGTCTGGGTAGACGACGTAGGTTCTAAAGCCGTGGGACTTGTCTATGGAGCCGCCTAATGTCCTCGTGGTGACGAAGTAGGTGCCGTTTATCACTACTGTGGAGTTGCCGGAGTGTACGTGGCCGGCCATCACTAGGGCCACCCTGTACCTTATCGTTAGGTTGAGAAATCTCTCGTAGGTGGGCCGGTTGTAGAGGTAGCTGGTGTAGACGATGTAGTAGGGCCTCCTCCCGGTGGGGTCTCTGTTGAGTCTGTCTATGTCCTGGGGGCCGCGGTAGGTCTCGACTATATACGCATCTCTTAGGTAGAAGGGCGGGTGGTGTATGAGGACTATCTTTACCTTGTCTGGGTAGCGCCTCAAGATGTCGCCGTAGAATTTGACCTGCTCTTCTGTTAGATAGCCGTCGTGGCCGCTGTCTAGGCCGATTATTAGATAGGGCCCGACGACTCTATACCAATAGGGGGGCCCTACGTACCTCCTGTAGTTGTTCAGTGGGTCGTCGCCAGCGTGGTCGTGGTTCCCCGGTATTGCGAAGATGGGCTTTGTAATTGTGGAGGCGTATCTGACGAGTAGGGCGTACTGCCAGGGCTGGCCTCCGACGTCTGCGAGGTCGCCGGTGAGGAACACGACGTCGTAGGGGCCGGAGCTGGCGTAGAGAGCGCCGTGGATTAGGCGGTATACAGAGGCCATGTCTAGCTCAACTCCCACATGTATGTCGGTAAGCTGGATTATCCTAAGAGGCCCCGTGACGTTGCCGACCCAGACGGCCTTGGGCTCGTATATCTCACCGCCGTTGATGACTATGTCGTATAGGCCGAGTGGGGCGTCTGCTGGGACATAGGCCGTGATGACGTTTCCAGAGACGTTAAACCTGAGTTCTAGAGGCTTCTCCATCCCGGGGGCGGCTAGGGCGACGCTTTTCACCACAGTTGGTGCGTCAAGCGTGATGTTAAAGACGCCGCCTGGAGTTACGTATGTCGGAACCGCCCATCTGGGGTCTGTAATTGATGCGGCAAATACAAGGGCTACTGTGAGGAGTATTTGAAAAAGTGGTTTCATTTTCTACGGAGGGCTAGCGCGGCTGCTACTATTGCGAATATCAAGGCGAGGGCTGTGCCGACGAAAGCTGTGGTTTTGGCGTTGTTAGCCTCAGCCACGGCGGCGTTGAGCTGTTGGGCGAGTTGATCTATCTTCTGGCTTAGAGCCGCCACTTGGCCGCCCACGGCGTCGACCTTAGTAGATACCTGCGAAACGGCGTTTTTAACGGCGGAGACTTCGTTTTGTAGCGCGGCGGCTGTGTTTTTAAGCGACGAGACATCAGATGTGATTTGGGCCATCTGACGGACTTGGTAGACCATCGTCGTGAGCTCTCTATAGTTGCCAGTGGCCCACAGGAGGAGGTTTCTTAGGAATCTAGGCCCGTCTAGTTGGACCCTGTAGTAAATGGGGGCGGTCATGGGCTCGTAGCCGCCGTATGGCGTCTCGCCGGAGAGGATGAGCACGCTTCCGCTTGGCATAATCTCGGCAGCCATCAGCGCGAAGACGCCGCGGTCGCCTGCCTTGTGGGCCTTTCCATCTCTGCCTTTGCCGTCGGCGGAGGTCCTGTGCTCAACTATAGTGCCCCTCTCGGTGGTTCTGGCTATCACGTAGATATTGCCGTAGGCCTTCTGCGTCTCTGGGCTTGTGGCGGGGACCCACCTCCCGTCGGGCAACACTACGGCGATTACGCCAGGGCCGTGGAAGAGGACGCGCTGGGCGAGGAAGCCGAGGAAGGCCAGCTGAGGCGGCGGGTCGACAACGCCTATCACTCTATAGCCAGCTCTTGCGTTATACTGTGGATCCTCTACTGAGACGTAGTCGACTCTAATGTGGGCGCCTAGGTATTCAGCTATGTCGTTACAGACGGCTTGCGACTCCTCCGAGCCCTGGGCTGGGTAGTCGGAGTCGGCGGCGCACCACAACACTTTGCCTCCAGACTCAAACCATTTCTTTAAGGCGGCTAGCTCCGCCTCGCTGAGGGGCTTAGGCGGTTGTCCGAGGATGATCACATTAAACTTGGACAAGTCGATAGTAGAGAAGTCGCCTCGTATTATCGTGGCCATTTTAGTGGCGTTTAGCTTCGACAGGGTGGGGTCTAGCTTGGCGTCTGGCGGAACGAGGACGTATAACATTGCGAAGTCTGTAATCGCCAGGGGGTTAGCCGTGGAGTTGACCCAGAAATCCAGCCCTTTTGTGGCTTCGCCATGTGCTACATCTACTAATACTGGCACATAGAGTTGTTGGGCGGCGGCGAGGGCCGCCGCCAGGAGCACCACCACGAGTTTGGACTTCATATACCTAGATACGTCTGGTTTTTAAAAGTAGATGCCTATAACTGAAAGCCTCGCCCTAGGAGTAAATATTTTTAACATAGGCTTCTGAAGACACATGCGTATAGGTCTGCTTGTGGGGGCTGTAGCTGTGGTAGTAATTGCGCTTATCGCCGCCCTCCTCGCCACACAACAAGCCCCAGCGCCGTCTCCAACCACCCCGACGCCCACAGCCACGCCAACCCCAAGCCCCACGCCAAGTAAAACACCAACGCCCACGCCAACTACCACGCCTACTCCCACGGCGACTACTCCGCAGGTCTGTACTACGTTGGTTGTTATTACTAGACATCCAACTGACATCCTTGATGTGACAAGGACGCTCTTTTTACAAAGCGATGTGGCTAGGAGGTATGGGATTAGAGATGTGGTTTTTAGGCCTGTAGCCGCCGCCCAGTGGAGAGCTATAATACAGACGGGCCAGGCAGATGTGGCGTGGGGAGGTGGGCCAACTCTCTTTGACTCGCTGTATAAAGACGGCCTTCTGCTCCCGTTGGAGGGAGAGGAGGTGAAGAATGCATTAGCCCAGATTCCCAAGACTATAGCAGGTATGCCTATGACTCGGACGGGGCCGGATGGCAAAGTCTACTGGGTGGCTTGGGCAGTCTCTAGCTTCGGCATCACCATAAATACGAAGGTTCTCAAAAGCCTCGGCCTGCCCGAGCCGAAGAGTTGGACAGACCTGGCCTCGTTTGAGTACGGCAAGGCCGTGCTGAGGGGTTCGCCGGCTGCT includes:
- a CDS encoding metallophosphoesterase family protein translates to MKPLFQILLTVALVFAASITDPRWAVPTYVTPGGVFNITLDAPTVVKSVALAAPGMEKPLELRFNVSGNVITAYVPADAPLGLYDIVINGGEIYEPKAVWVGNVTGPLRIIQLTDIHVGVELDMASVYRLIHGALYASSGPYDVVFLTGDLADVGGQPWQYALLVRYASTITKPIFAIPGNHDHAGDDPLNNYRRYVGPPYWYRVVGPYLIIGLDSGHDGYLTEEQVKFYGDILRRYPDKVKIVLIHHPPFYLRDAYIVETYRGPQDIDRLNRDPTGRRPYYIVYTSYLYNRPTYERFLNLTIRYRVALVMAGHVHSGNSTVVINGTYFVTTRTLGGSIDKSHGFRTYVVYPDGRVQIDPETLTYKNYAVVTWGTKAAQIYIDSDLLPGTIAIDLPGQYQGLKTLNGTAQLVEAKKHPLAKYTRYYISIVGKPVWLAIGDYAPAPAVAIEKIMPRFPTPGDVVTVTIKAEDPNVGIPFLTVDGKKILASYPSEQPVYQYRFKYDKPTTLQIQAPGGQPTTIQIGQATPSPTTPTPTATPTPSPTPSKTPTPTTPTATPTPTPSPTPTPTLTVAPAPAPFPTEAVVLVIIAAVGAALLAALAKTGKKKAETGGTRVYGEK
- a CDS encoding ABC transporter, with the protein product MKSKLVVVLLAAALAAAQQLYVPVLVDVAHGEATKGLDFWVNSTANPLAITDFAMLYVLVPPDAKLDPTLSKLNATKMATIIRGDFSTIDLSKFNVIILGQPPKPLSEAELAALKKWFESGGKVLWCAADSDYPAQGSEESQAVCNDIAEYLGAHIRVDYVSVEDPQYNARAGYRVIGVVDPPPQLAFLGFLAQRVLFHGPGVIAVVLPDGRWVPATSPETQKAYGNIYVIARTTERGTIVEHRTSADGKGRDGKAHKAGDRGVFALMAAEIMPSGSVLILSGETPYGGYEPMTAPIYYRVQLDGPRFLRNLLLWATGNYRELTTMVYQVRQMAQITSDVSSLKNTAAALQNEVSAVKNAVSQVSTKVDAVGGQVAALSQKIDQLAQQLNAAVAEANNAKTTAFVGTALALIFAIVAAALALRRK